The following proteins come from a genomic window of Triticum aestivum cultivar Chinese Spring chromosome 6A, IWGSC CS RefSeq v2.1, whole genome shotgun sequence:
- the LOC123128955 gene encoding 28 kDa ribonucleoprotein, chloroplastic, with the protein MAHSCLSAARMAAALRLPFQADHAASAFPRPARASSSRPHAHRLIAAAPVVPVPRGSRRALAVVALASQEEATAVEEAQEEEVVQEAPGQLEEDEPAGEVEEPQPEEAEQGAAAEASSDGGDGSTSTGSSATKLYFGNLPYNCDSALLAGIVQDHAVPEMVEVLYDRTTGRSRGFAFVTMSTLEDCERVIKNLDGTLYSGRTMRVNMADRPKPKAPLYPETEHKLFVGNLSWTVTPEMLTDAFQRCGNVVGARVLYDGETGRSRGYGFVCYSTKEEMDQAIETLNGTEIEGREIRVNLALGKRY; encoded by the exons ATGGCGCACTCCTGCCTCTCCGCGGCGCGCATGGCGGCGGCGCTGCGCCTCCCGTTCCAGGCCGACCACGCCGCGTCCGCGTTCCCCCGCCCGGCGCGCGCGTCGTCGTCCCGTCCGCACGCGCACCGGCTCATTGCCGCCGCGCCCGTCGTGCCGGTGCCGCGGGGGAGCAGGCGCGCGCTCGCCGTCGTCGCGTTGGCGTCGCAGGAGGAAGCCACGGCTGTCGAGGAGGCGCAGGAGGAAGAAGTAGTACAGGAAGCCCCGGGGCAGCTGGAAGAGGATGAGCCAGCAGGGGAGGTCGAGGAGCCGCAGCCGGAGGAGGCGGAGCAGGGTGCGGCCGCGGAGGCGAGCTcggacggcggcgatggaagcACCAGCACCGGGAGCAGCGCCACCAAGCTCTACTTCGGGAACCTGCCGTACAACTGCGACAGCGCGCTGCTCGCCGGCATCGTGCAGGACCACGCCGTCCCGGAGATGGTCGAG GTGCTGTACGACCGGACGACGGGGAGGAGCCGGGGCTTCGCCTTCGTGACGATGAGCACGCTCGAGGATTGCGAGCGGGTCATCAAGAACCTCGACGGCACC CTGTACAGCGGGCGCACGATGAGGGTGAACATGGCCGACAGGCCGAAGCCGAAGGCGCCGCTGTACCCGGAGACGGAGCACAAGCTCTTCGTGGGCAACCTGTCGTGGACGGTCACCCCGGAGATGCTGACCGACGCGTTCCAGCGCTGCGGCAACGTGGTCGGCGCCCGGGTGCTCTACGACGGCGAGACCGGCCGCTCCCGCGGCTACGGCTTCGTCTGCTACTCCACCAAGGAGGAGATGGACCAGGCCATCGAGACGCTCAACGGAACG GAAATCGAAGGCAGGGAGATCCGGGTCAACTTGGCCCTGGGGAAGAGATACTAG
- the LOC123128958 gene encoding alcohol dehydrogenase class-3, producing MASSTQGQVITCKAAVAYEANKPLVVEDVQVAPPQAGEVRIKILSTALCHTDYYTWSGKDPEGLFPCILGHEAAGIVESVGEGVTDVQPGDHVIPCYQAECKNCKMCNSGKTNLCGKVRGATGVGVMMSDRKSRFSVNGKPIYHFMGTSTFSQYTVVHDVSVAKINPQAPLDKVCLLGCGVSTGLGAVWNTAKVEAGSVVAVFGLGTVGLAVAEGAKSAGASRIIGIDIDAKKFDVAKNFGVTEFVNPKDHDKPIQQVLVDLTDGGVDYSFECIGNVSIMRAALECCHKGWGTSVVVGVAASGQEIATRPFQLVTGRVWKGTAFGGFKSRSQVPWLVEKYMNKEIKVDEYITHNMNLTDINKAFDLLHEGGCLRCVLAMEH from the exons ATGGCGTCCTCCACCCAGGGCCAGGTCATCACCTGCAAAG CGGCGGTGGCGTACGAGGCGAACAAGCCGCTGGTGGTGGAGGACGTGCAGGTGGCGCCGCCGCAGGCCGGCGAGGTCCGCATCAAGATCCTCTCCACCGCGCTCTGCCACACCGACTACTACACCTGGAGCGGCAAG GATCCTGAGGGTCTCTTTCCTTGCATTCTCGGTCATGAGGCTGCTGG AATCGTTGAGAGCGTTGGCGAAGGGGTGACCGATGTGCAGCCTGGGGACCATGTCATCCCTTGCTACCAAGCGGAATGCAAGAACTGCAAGATGTGCAACAGCGGGAAGACCAACCTCTGCGGCAAAGTTCGTGGCGCCACAGGGGTAGGGGTCATGATGAGCGACCGCAAGAGCCGCTTCTCGGTGAATGGGAAGCCCATCTACCATTTCATGGGGACGTCGACGTTCAGTCAGTACACTGTTGTGCATGACGTCAGTGTTGCGAAGATCAACCCGCAGGCGCCCCTGGATAAGGTCTGCCTGCTCGGCTGTGGTGTTTCCACTG GTCTTGGAGCAGTATGGAATACTGCAAAGGTTGAAGCAGGTTCAGTTGTTGCTGTTTTTGGGCTTGGCACAGTTGGACTTGCA GTTGCTGAGGGGGCAAAATCAGCTGGTGCTTCTCGGATTATTGGCATTGACATTGATGCCAAGAAGTTTGATGTTG CTAAGAACTTTGGAGTCACAGAGTTTGTGAACCCAAAAGACCATGACAAACCAATCCAGCAGGTCCTAGTTGACCTTACAGATGGTGGTGTGGATTACAGTTTTGAGTGCATCGGAAATGTTTCTATCATGAGGGCTGCACTCGAATGCTGCCACAAG GGCTGGGGTACCTCTGTTGTCGTTGGTGTAGCTGCATCTGGCCAGGAGATTGCCACACGGCCATTCCAGCTTGTCACTGGCCGTGTCTGGAAGGGAACAGCTTTTGGTGGCTTCAAGAGTCGGAGCCAGGTTCCATGGCTCGTCGAGAAGTACATGAACAAG GAAATCAAGGTGGACGAGTACATCACCCACAACATGAACCTTACCGATATCAACAAGGCGTTCGACCTGCTGCACGAAGGCGGCTGCCTGCGGTGCGTGCTGGCCATGGAGCACTGA
- the LOC123131326 gene encoding uncharacterized protein translates to MAISATSSLALHAAPSAARRRMRSVVASATRFDRRSAVLLLLSAAGAGSSLAAVAPSANAAGSIGLFGIRKKLERAEEAAREVGEAAVEAVEAGGEAVAEAGKEVAGEGMQLAAEAGLAGDALVQAGVVAGAEALGVLVGLSVVNGILKPEA, encoded by the coding sequence atggccatCTCCGCCACCTCCAGCCTCGCGCTCCACGCGGCCCcgtccgccgcccggcgccgcatGCGCAGCGTCGTCGCCTCCGCAACGCGGTTCGACCGGCGCTCGGCCGTGCTCCTCCTGCTGTCGGCCGCGGGTGCCGGGTCGTCGTTGGcggcggtggcgccgtctgcgAACGCTGCCGGCAGCATCGGGCTCTTCGGCATCCGGAAGAAGCTGGAGCGGGCGGAGGAGGCCGCGCGGGAGGTGGGCGAGGCCGCGGTGGAGGCCGTGGAGGCCGGCGGGGAGGCGGTGGCGGAGGCCGGGAAGGAGGTCGCCGGGGAGGGCATGCAGCTGGCCGCCGAGGCGGGGCTCGCCGGCGACGCGCTCGTGCAGGCCGGCGTGGTCGCCGGCGCAGAGGCGCTCGGGGTCCTCGTCGGCTTGTCCGTCGTCAACGGCATCCTCAAGCCCGAGGCCTAG
- the LOC123128956 gene encoding uncharacterized protein isoform X1, which yields MATAVLRCPLLASPLPAGGGAAASCSGSSRPTRFLLRRRRCPSPLLAVSSDSSKPLASSSTGGGGDPDEEPVLPLLQELADCLVLPPKFLSLLPRDLRLDLNDAAFDLSNGPVLNECGQEVGDLLLDLGKAWEMANTEASNNLAKQLPSMAPYLTASAKSAFGKRLASAGKKFQTMGQYGNGEFKKISETMIKIGKVLSKRPVIQAEVEATKEKRKLKFAGAEFELTAQNAYIGAAVGLVFGFFSWQLAQGVQSSPDDSQFFFFFLMQPLKVPLLLLGYTSTALSAAAAVGLVVLALQMNPEDKSD from the exons ATGGCCACAGCCGTGCTCCGCTGCCCGCTGCTCGCCTCGCCTctcccggccggcggcggcgccgccgcctcgTGCTCCGGCTCCTCCCGCCCCACGCGCTTCCTTCTCCGGCGGCGAAGGTGCCCGAGCCCCCTGCTCGCCGTCTCCTCCGACTCCTCCAAGCCCCTCGCCTCCTCgtcgaccggcggcggcggcgaccccgACGAGGAGCCCGTCCTGCCCCTCCTCCAGGAACTCGCA GATTGCTTGGTGCTCCCGCCCAAATTCCTGTCCCTGCTGCCTCGCGACCTTCGCCTCGAT CTGAATGACGCGGCATTCGATCTCTCCAACGGGCCTGTTCTGAATGAG TGTGGCCAAGAAGTCGGTGATCTGCTGCTGGACCTGGGAAAAGCATGGGAGATGGCTAACACAGAAGCATCAAATAACCTTGCCAAGCAGCTGCCGTCAATGGCGCCCTACTTGACTGCCAGCGCGAAATCAG CATTTGGCAAGCGGCTGGCATCAGCTGGAAAGAAGTTTCAGACCATGGGGCAGTATGGCAATGGAGAGTTCAAGAAG ATTTCTGAAACAATGATCAAGATCGGTAAGGTTCTATCGAAACGCCCAGTGATTCAAGCTGAAGTAGAGGCCACGAAAGAAAAACGAAAGCTAAAG TTTGCAGGAGCTGAATTCGAATTGACAGCGCAAAATGCATACATCGGTGCTGCAGTTGGACTGGTTTTCGG GTTTTTCTCCTGGCAGCTGGCCCAAGGCGTGCAAAGCAGTCCAGACGACAGCCAG ttcttctttttctttctgatGCAGCCGCTCAAGGTCCCGCTGCTGCTTCTCGGCTACACTTCGACGGCCCTGTCCGCGGCCGCGGCGGTGGGGCTCGTGGTGCTGGCCCTGCAGATGAACCCCGAGGACAAATCGGACTAA
- the LOC123128959 gene encoding 2-(3-amino-3-carboxypropyl)histidine synthase subunit 1 yields the protein MDAGDPSTSLAVTAVDALQSSAKKKPAPKRFIHTPIPVSILNDPTLAAAATSLLPAAYNFELHKTAHRIRSSGARRAALQLPEGLLLFSLPLSHLLGPFLAEDPSNDVLILADPTYGACCLGDRPAKALAADLLVHYGHSCLVPVTSSLLPVLYVFVEIRVDALRLAAAVRGAFPDPDAAPRLALAGTVQFIAAVHAAREMLTRDGYRDIVVPQAKPLSAGEILGCTAPTLKKAEGVGVVVFVADGRFHLEAFMIANPAVKAYRFDPFLGVLVLEEYDHVGMKQARKEAVLAARKAKSWGVVLGTLGRQGSLKVLDRVVEHLEEKGLEHTVVLMSELSPTRMELFGDSVDAWVQIACPRLSIDWGEGFKRPVLTTFEFDVALGYVPGWWEKGSRQNGGGGGGSGCCSGSGTCGNGDCSSGDCGGDDFGGEYPMDYYSQDGGDWNGCYMKKKPSTGERKSRVRIGSSVQVEEKQ from the exons atggaCGCCGGCGACCCCTCCACCTCGCTCGCCGTCACCGCGGTGGACGCGCTCCAGAGCAGCGCCAAGAAGAAGCCGGCCCCCAAGCGCTTCATCCACACCCCGATCCCGGTCTCCATCCTCAACGaccccaccctcgccgccgccgccacctcgctccTCCCGGCCGCCTACAACTTCGAGCTCCACAAGACGGCGCACCGCATCCGCTCCTCGGGCGCGCGCCGCGCCGCGCTGCAGCTCCCGGAGGGCCTGCTCCTCTTCTCGCTGCCCCTCTCCCACCTCCTCGGCCCCTTCCTCGCCGAGGACCCCTCCAACGACGTCCTCATCCTCGCCGACCCCACCTACGGCGCCTGCTGCCTCGGCGACCGCCCCGCCAaggccctcgccgccgacctcctCGTCCACTACGGCCACTCCTGCCTCGTCCCCGTCACATCCTCACTCCTCCCCGTGCTCTACGTCTTCGTCGAGATCCGCGTCGACGcgctccgcctcgccgccgccgtccgggGCGCCTTCCCGGACCCTGACGCCGCGCCCCGCCTCGCTCTCGCCGGCACCGTGCAGTTCATCGCCGCGGTGCACGCGGCGCGCGAGATGCTCACGCGGGACGGCTACCGCGACATCGTTGTGCCGCAGGCCAAGCCGCTCTCTGCCGGCGAGATCCTCGGGTGTACGGCGCCTACGCTGAAGAAGGCGGAGGGGGTGGGCGTGGTGGTGTTCGTCGCCGATGGCAGGTTCCACCTCGAGGCCTTCATGATTGCCAACCCTGCGGTGAAGGCCTACCGGTTCGATCCCTTTCTTGGTGTGCTTGTGCTGGAGGAGTATGACCATGTTGGGATGAAGCAGGCGAGGAAGGAGGCGGTGCTGGCGGCGAGGAAGGCCAAGAGCTGGGGGGTTGTGCTCGGCACGCTGGGCCGCCAGGGGAGCTTGAAGGTTCTTGACCGGGTGGTGGAGCATCTGGAGGAGAAAGGTTTGGAACACACGGTGGTGCTCATGTCGGAGCTCTCCCCGACGAGGATGGAGCTATTCGGGGATTCTGTGGATGCATGGGTGCAGATTGCGTGCCCTCGGTTGTCGATCGATTGGGGGGAGGGGTTCAAGAGGCCGGTGCTGACAACATTTGAGTTTGATGTTGCACTGGGGTATGTTCCTGGGTGGTGGGAGAAGGGGAGTAGGCAAAATGGCGGTGGTGGAGGTGGCAGTGGGTGCTGTTCAGGATCAGGAACTTGTGGAAATGGTGATTGTAGTAGTGGTGATTGTGGTGGAGATGATTTTGGAGGGGAATACCCGATGGATTACTACTCGCAGGACGGGGGTGATTGGAATGGCTGCTACATGAAGAAGAAGCCCTCCACTGGCGAGAGAAAGTCGCGAGTTCGAATCG GCAGCAGTGTCCAAGTCGAGGAGAAGCAATGA
- the LOC123128956 gene encoding uncharacterized protein isoform X2 gives MATAVLRCPLLASPLPAGGGAAASCSGSSRPTRFLLRRRRCPSPLLAVSSDSSKPLASSSTGGGGDPDEEPVLPLLQELADCLVLPPKFLSLLPRDLRLDLNDAAFDLSNGPVLNECGQEVGDLLLDLGKAWEMANTEASNNLAKQLPSMAPYLTASAKSAFGKRLASAGKKFQTMGQYGNGEFKKISETMIKIGKVLSKRPVIQAEVEATKEKRKLKFAGAEFELTAQNAYIGAAVGLVFGFFSWQLAQGVQSSPDDSQPLKVPLLLLGYTSTALSAAAAVGLVVLALQMNPEDKSD, from the exons ATGGCCACAGCCGTGCTCCGCTGCCCGCTGCTCGCCTCGCCTctcccggccggcggcggcgccgccgcctcgTGCTCCGGCTCCTCCCGCCCCACGCGCTTCCTTCTCCGGCGGCGAAGGTGCCCGAGCCCCCTGCTCGCCGTCTCCTCCGACTCCTCCAAGCCCCTCGCCTCCTCgtcgaccggcggcggcggcgaccccgACGAGGAGCCCGTCCTGCCCCTCCTCCAGGAACTCGCA GATTGCTTGGTGCTCCCGCCCAAATTCCTGTCCCTGCTGCCTCGCGACCTTCGCCTCGAT CTGAATGACGCGGCATTCGATCTCTCCAACGGGCCTGTTCTGAATGAG TGTGGCCAAGAAGTCGGTGATCTGCTGCTGGACCTGGGAAAAGCATGGGAGATGGCTAACACAGAAGCATCAAATAACCTTGCCAAGCAGCTGCCGTCAATGGCGCCCTACTTGACTGCCAGCGCGAAATCAG CATTTGGCAAGCGGCTGGCATCAGCTGGAAAGAAGTTTCAGACCATGGGGCAGTATGGCAATGGAGAGTTCAAGAAG ATTTCTGAAACAATGATCAAGATCGGTAAGGTTCTATCGAAACGCCCAGTGATTCAAGCTGAAGTAGAGGCCACGAAAGAAAAACGAAAGCTAAAG TTTGCAGGAGCTGAATTCGAATTGACAGCGCAAAATGCATACATCGGTGCTGCAGTTGGACTGGTTTTCGG GTTTTTCTCCTGGCAGCTGGCCCAAGGCGTGCAAAGCAGTCCAGACGACAGCCAG CCGCTCAAGGTCCCGCTGCTGCTTCTCGGCTACACTTCGACGGCCCTGTCCGCGGCCGCGGCGGTGGGGCTCGTGGTGCTGGCCCTGCAGATGAACCCCGAGGACAAATCGGACTAA